Proteins found in one Miscanthus floridulus cultivar M001 chromosome 4, ASM1932011v1, whole genome shotgun sequence genomic segment:
- the LOC136549830 gene encoding uncharacterized protein isoform X2, translating to MARGVTGDAAGSSAAAERGSGAAAPPQSATWQRVRRAGQGAAAHALLLCFTALLALKLDGVLSLSWWVLFIPVWLFHAVAARCLFSLPAPSSPESCQRVPFHSIVATPLLVAFELLLCVYLEGLNHNGHVEPFIDLKLVFLPLLALEIITLVDNFRMCGALMPGHGETITDEAIWERLPYFWVAISMVFLLAATSLMLLKLCGDAVTLGWWDLLINFGISQCFAFLACTRWSNPMDIGGPVLIIPIVVFQVLLCMRLEGTPSNARFIPIRAIFLPIILLQVAAVSFAVWRFFNRLLTKLKDGTISQANISVSSKVDELFMMIQYGSRLLHWWSIDEDSKEEQAHLCYANNIGYSTFCSYPPEVVKEMPKEVLVKEVQRLQLALEEQTKMANHSQQQCDRLRNERILCRICFERDICIVMLPCRHHVLCEPCSNKCQSCPICRLTVESRLSVYDAVMSANPLCDAV from the exons ATGGCACGGGGAGTAACCGGCGACGCCGCGGGAAGTAGCGCCGCCGCCGAGCGGGGGAGTGGGGCAGCCGCGCCGCCGCAGTCTGCAACGTGGCAGCGGGTGCGGAGGGCCGGGCAGGGGGCGGCGGCGCACGCGCTACTTCTCTGCTTCACCGCGCTCCTCGCGCTCAAGCTCGACGGCGTCCTCTCGCTCTCCTGGTG GGTGCTTTTCATCCCTGTATGGTTGTTCCATGCTGTTGCTGCTCGATGTCTATTCTCGTTACCGGCTCCATCATCACCTGAAAGTTGTCAA CgggttccattccattccattgtCGCAACACCATTGCTAGTTGCTTTTGAGCTGCTTCTCTGTGTTTATCTGGAAGGCCTCAACCACAATG gtcatgtggaacctttcATAGATTTAAAGCTTGTGTTTCTTCCCCTCTTGGCTTTAGAAATCATTACACTGGTTGACAACTTCAG GATGTGTGGTGCTTTAATGCCTGGACATGGAGAAACTATAACCGACGAAGCAATTTGGGAGAGGCTTCCT TACTTCTGGGTTGCAATTTCCATGGTATTTCTACTTGCGGCTACTTCACTCATGCTTCTGAAGTTATGTG GTGATGCAGTTACTCTGGGGTGGTgggatttattaattaattttgg GATTTCCCAGTGCTTTGCTTTTCTAGCATGCACAAGATGGTCAAATCCAATG GACATTGGAGGTCCTGTATTGATAATTCCTATAGTAGTTTTTCAAGTTCTTCTTTGTATGCGCTTAGAG GGCACTCCATCTAATGCACGTTTTATCCCAATTCGAGCTATTTTTCTACCCATAATTTTGCTGCAAGTGGCTGCTGTATCTTTTGCTGTTTGGAGATTCTTCAACAGGCTTCTTACTAAACTTAAAGATGGAACTATCAGTCAAGCAAATATTTCTGTGTCCTCCAAAGTTGATGAGCTATTTATGATGATACAATATGGTTCAAG GCTCCTTCACTGGTGGTCTATTGATGAAGATAGCAAAGAGGAACAGGCTCACTTATGCTATGCAAATAATATTGG ctatagtactttttgcAGTTATCCACCAGAGGTGGTAAAAGAGATGCCAAAGGAAGTTCTTGTCAAAGAG GTACAGAGACTTCAACTGGCCTTGGAAGAGCAAACTAAAATGGCAAATCATAGCCAACAGCAGTGTGATAGGCTAAGAAAT GAAAGGATCTTGTGTCGAATTTGCTTTGAAAGAGACATATGCATTGTTATGCTTCCCTGCCGCCATCATGTTCTCTGCGA GCCTTGCTCTAACAAGTGTCAGTCATGCCCAATTTGCCGATTGACCGTTGAGAGCAGGTTATCTGTTTATGATGCAGTGATGTCAGCCAATCCATTATGTGACGCAGTTTAA
- the LOC136549830 gene encoding uncharacterized protein isoform X1 has translation MSQYWNSQNKYQHCRVLFIPVWLFHAVAARCLFSLPAPSSPESCQRVPFHSIVATPLLVAFELLLCVYLEGLNHNGHVEPFIDLKLVFLPLLALEIITLVDNFRMCGALMPGHGETITDEAIWERLPYFWVAISMVFLLAATSLMLLKLCGDAVTLGWWDLLINFGISQCFAFLACTRWSNPMDIGGPVLIIPIVVFQVLLCMRLEGTPSNARFIPIRAIFLPIILLQVAAVSFAVWRFFNRLLTKLKDGTISQANISVSSKVDELFMMIQYGSRLLHWWSIDEDSKEEQAHLCYANNIGYSTFCSYPPEVVKEMPKEVLVKEVQRLQLALEEQTKMANHSQQQCDRLRNERILCRICFERDICIVMLPCRHHVLCEPCSNKCQSCPICRLTVESRLSVYDAVMSANPLCDAV, from the exons ATGTCTCAATATTGGAATTCTCAAAATAAGTACCAACACTGCAGGGTGCTTTTCATCCCTGTATGGTTGTTCCATGCTGTTGCTGCTCGATGTCTATTCTCGTTACCGGCTCCATCATCACCTGAAAGTTGTCAA CgggttccattccattccattgtCGCAACACCATTGCTAGTTGCTTTTGAGCTGCTTCTCTGTGTTTATCTGGAAGGCCTCAACCACAATG gtcatgtggaacctttcATAGATTTAAAGCTTGTGTTTCTTCCCCTCTTGGCTTTAGAAATCATTACACTGGTTGACAACTTCAG GATGTGTGGTGCTTTAATGCCTGGACATGGAGAAACTATAACCGACGAAGCAATTTGGGAGAGGCTTCCT TACTTCTGGGTTGCAATTTCCATGGTATTTCTACTTGCGGCTACTTCACTCATGCTTCTGAAGTTATGTG GTGATGCAGTTACTCTGGGGTGGTgggatttattaattaattttgg GATTTCCCAGTGCTTTGCTTTTCTAGCATGCACAAGATGGTCAAATCCAATG GACATTGGAGGTCCTGTATTGATAATTCCTATAGTAGTTTTTCAAGTTCTTCTTTGTATGCGCTTAGAG GGCACTCCATCTAATGCACGTTTTATCCCAATTCGAGCTATTTTTCTACCCATAATTTTGCTGCAAGTGGCTGCTGTATCTTTTGCTGTTTGGAGATTCTTCAACAGGCTTCTTACTAAACTTAAAGATGGAACTATCAGTCAAGCAAATATTTCTGTGTCCTCCAAAGTTGATGAGCTATTTATGATGATACAATATGGTTCAAG GCTCCTTCACTGGTGGTCTATTGATGAAGATAGCAAAGAGGAACAGGCTCACTTATGCTATGCAAATAATATTGG ctatagtactttttgcAGTTATCCACCAGAGGTGGTAAAAGAGATGCCAAAGGAAGTTCTTGTCAAAGAG GTACAGAGACTTCAACTGGCCTTGGAAGAGCAAACTAAAATGGCAAATCATAGCCAACAGCAGTGTGATAGGCTAAGAAAT GAAAGGATCTTGTGTCGAATTTGCTTTGAAAGAGACATATGCATTGTTATGCTTCCCTGCCGCCATCATGTTCTCTGCGA GCCTTGCTCTAACAAGTGTCAGTCATGCCCAATTTGCCGATTGACCGTTGAGAGCAGGTTATCTGTTTATGATGCAGTGATGTCAGCCAATCCATTATGTGACGCAGTTTAA
- the LOC136549829 gene encoding transcription initiation factor TFIID subunit 2-like, whose amino-acid sequence MAKARKQKGDGGGAGGGATVLHQKLCLSIDMENQLIYGYTEIKVLLAENDTFALHADNMTIRSILVDGETVEFDYSPHWKNESDQPNWSSISCLKTAADAACSTYTSSLNREATPNLIVSSERSVKSMTEQQLDENSEKHEENSGRLEQHGGKPVQTSYDQIVNGCNGSAVEEGIENSAVEEGKEKEKEKEEENGNEKSKENGNESENEKVKNIKLVHIDYILEKAETGIHFVGNVMHSSSQIRRAHCWFPCVDSSTQRCPFDLEFTVSTDFIAVSNGDLLYQVLSKEDPSKKTYVYKLNTPVSAQWISLVVGPLEVLPDQNDINVSHICLSPALAKLQNTIACFHDAYRCYEDYLAAPFPLGLYKQIFLPSEMTVLPASLGASTCIFSSDILHDEKVIDQIIGTRIKLAYALAKQWFGIYTSAEEPNDEWLLDGLAGFLTELFIKRYLGNNEARYRRFKANCTVCESDVSGATALSSTAASSDLYGTQTIGSYGKVRSLKALVLQMLEKQMGPDSFRKILQVIVAPNRASRTLSTKEFRHLANKVGNLERPFLKEFFPRWVESCGCPIMRLGISYSKKRNMIELAVSRGCTAKATPDPGSHTNGDPREGDAGWPGMMSVRVHETDGAYDHPVLPMAGEALQVVEIQCHSRLAAKRVWKSKKNTKLDGSDDNIDASTQENRTSVDSPLLWIRVDPEMEYLAEIHFHQPVQMWINQLEKDKDVISQSQAISVLEKLPQLSSAVINALNNFLNDTKAFWRVRIEAAYALAVTSSEATDLAGLLHLVKFYKSRCFDADIGMPRPNDFHDVPEYFVLEAIPHAVALVRSSDKNSPKGAIEFILQLLKYNDNNGNIYSDVYWLSAMVLAIGELEFGQQGMGFLSSLLKRIDRLLQFDNFMPGYNGVLTVSCIRTLARIARRVSSSVCLDRICELIAPFRDMDKPWKVRIEASRVLIDLELHHKGLDAALLLFLKYVDEEKSLRGATKLAVHVLRICQASIVPYANDQINLTTLIGLLHLLAGTKAYNNIFLRHHVFCILQVAAGRSPTLFGVPKVVTPPPVVKDICSDQHTKADSSIPQTSKPQELSTSTPSVREVLPTSGPTKDADNISNCSERRNVVKIRVKLTVSSSKASDADHRGHSHGGRNENELGPCSSMSVDAPMVGAANEPLNVSNHNIEEQNSCHDRESRMSASVSNAKLMDRHEISKELQCTADSRLDALPKDQFSPAINPPEVLDKPGSQLEGVSTSYDGNQAPESVNGVETKERKKKDKKDKKRKRDEKRDKKDDAEYLEKKRLKKEKKKMEKELARKQLEGEGRATPEQRKTVKPSGSQEVLPARPPAPVLSAEPAPVRSSEPQVSSKETTVDAARTAAKPRIKIRVKPMVRKPEGN is encoded by the exons GTACACTGAGATAAAAGTTCTTCTAGCTGAAAACGACACATTTGCTCTACATGCTGACAATATGACGATCAGGAGCATTCTGGTGGATGGTGAAACTGTTGAGTTTGACTATTCCCCTCATTGGAAAAATGAAAGTGATCAACCTAATTGGTCTTCAATATCATGTTTGAAGACTGCTGCTGATGCTGCATGTTCAACGTATACTTCGTCTCTAAATCGAGAAGCTACACCAAATCTTATTGTGTCATCTGAGAGATCAGTCAAGTCAATGACTGAGCAGCAGTTAgatgaaaacagtgaaaagcATGAAGAAAATAGTGGAAGGCTTGAACAACATGGTGGAAAGCCCGTTCAAACTTCCTATGATCAAATTGTTAATGGCTGCAATGGTTCTGCAGTGGAAGAGGGAATAGAAAATTCTGCAgtggaagaaggaaaagaaaaagaaaaggaaaaggaagaggAAAATGGAAATGAGAAGAGCAAGGAAAATGGAAATGAGTCTGAAAATGAAAAG GTGAAGAACATAAAACTGGTTCACATAGATTATATTTTGGAGAAGGCTGAAACTGGCATTCACTTCGTTGGCAATGTCATGCATAGCAGTAGTCAGATAAGGCGGGCACACTGTTGGTTTCCTTGTGTTGATAGTTCCACACAACGCTGTCC ATTTGACCTAGAATTTACAGTTAGCACAGATTTCATCGCTGTCAGCAATGGTGACTTGCTTTACCag GTCTTAAGTAAGGAAGATCCTTCAAAAAAAACTTATGTGTATAAATTGAACACTCCAGTTAGTGCACAGTGGATATCCTTGGTTGTTGGTCCGCTTGAAGTTCTCCCTGACCAAAATGACATAAATGTCTCACACATCTGTTTATCCCCTGCTTTGGCAAAGCTTCAGAACACTATTGCATGTTTCCACGATGCATACAG GTGTTATGAAGACTATCTTGCTGCACCATTTCCCTTAGGTTTATACAAGCAGATTTTTCTTCCATCTGAAATGACTGTATTACCAGCAAGCTTAGGAGCCTCCACGTGCATCTTCAGTTCTGATATCTTGCATGATGAGAAGGTTATAGATCAG ATAATTGGCACAAGAATCAAACTGGCTTATGCCCTTGCAAAGCAATGGTTTGGAATATACACAAGTGCAGAGGAGCCCAATGACG AATGGCTGTTGGATGGTTTGGCTGGTTTTCTAACTGAGTTGTTTATCAAGCGTTACCTTGGGAATAACGAAGCACGTTATAGGCGTTTCAAG GCTAACTGCACAGTATGTGAGTCTGATGTTAGTGGTGCAACTGCTTTGAGCTCTACTGCTGCTTCAAGTGATTTATATGGAACTCAAACAATCGGTTCATATGGGAAAGTTCGATCGTTGAAAGCT CTTGTTCTTCAAATGTTGGAGAAGCAGATGGGGCCAGACTCCTTTCGGAAG ATTTTGCAGGTGATAGTGGCTCCAAATCGTGCCTCTAGAACACTTAGTACGAAAGAG TTCAGGCACCTTGCAAATAAGGTCGGTAACCTCGAACGCCCATTCCTGAAAGAATTCTTTCCACGGTGGGTTGAATCTTGTGGATGTCCAATTATGAG ATTGGGAATCTCATATAGCAAAAAACGGAATATGATTGAATTAGCCGTTTCAAGGGGTTGCACAGCAAAAGCTACACCAGATCCTGGTAGTCACACCAACGGTGACCCTAGAGAAGGCGATGCTGGATGGCCAGGAATGATGAGTGTACGCGTTCATGAGACTGATGGGGCGTATGATCATCCAGTTCTGCCAATGGCTGGTGAAGCTTTACAGGTGGTGGAAATACAGTGTCATTCCAGACTAGCAGCAAAGCGCGTTTGGAAATCAAAAAAGAACACAAAACTTGATGGTTCTGATGACAACATAGATGCCTCTACTCAAGAGAACCGCACAAG CGTGGATTCACCTTTGTTGTGGATTAGAGTAGACCCGGAGATGGAATATCTTGCTGAGATCCATTTTCACCAGCCAGTTCAGATGTGG ATCAATCAGTTGGAGAAAGACAAAGATGTTATATCTCAATCGCAGGCAATATCTGTCCTGGAGAAATTACCTCAGCTGTCTTCTGCTGTGATTAATGCCCTCAATAATTTCCTAAATGACACAAAG GCCTTCTGGAGAGTTAGAATTGAAGCAGCATATGCACTAGCTGTTACATCATCTGAG GCAACTGATTTAGCTGGGTTGCTTCATCTGGTTAAGTTCTATAAAAGCCGCTGCTTTGATGCAGATATTGGAATGCCCAG GCCAAACGACTTTCATGATGTCCCAGAGTACTTTGTTCTTGAG GCAATCCCCCATGCGGTAGCTCTTGTTAGATCATCAGACAAGAATAGCCCAAAAGGAGCCATTGAGTTTATTCTTCAGCTACTGAAG TACAATGATAACAACGGGAATATTTACTCTGATGTGTACTGGCTATCTGCAATGGTCCTGGCAATAGGCGAACTGGAATTTGGCCAGCAG GGCATGGGCTTCCTATCCTCCCTTCTCAAGCGAATTGATCGGCTCTTGCAATTTGACAA CTTTATGCCTGGTTATAATGGGGTCTTGACTGTCAGCTGCATTCGAACCCTTGCACGAATAGCAAGGAGGGTGTCATCTTCTGTATGTCTT GACCGCATTTGTGAATTGATTGCCCCTTTCCGCGACATGGACAAACCATGGAAAGTTCGAATTGAAGCTAGCAGGGTTCTTATTGATCTTGAGTTACACCATAAAGGACTTGATGCAGCTCTTTTGTTGTTCTTGAAATATGTAGATGAAGAAAAGTCTTTGCGAG GAGCAACAAAGTTGGCTGTTCATGTCTTGCGTATATGTCAAGCAAGTATTGTTCCTTACGCCAATGATCAAATAAATTTGACAACTCTAATTGGTCTTCTTCATCTGCTTGCTGGCACAAAAGCATACAATAACATATTTCTTCGTCATCATGTGTTCTGTATATTGCAAGTTGCCGCTGGAAG GTCCCCAACATTATTTGGTGTTCCAAAGGTCGTCACACCCCCTCCGGTGGTCAAGGACATATGTAGTGATCAGCACACTAAAGCTGATTCCTCAATTCCTCAAACATCAAAGCCTCAGGAACTTTCCACTAGCACTCCTAGTGTCCGGGAGGTCTTACCTACCTCCGGACCCACTAAAGATGCTGATAATATATCTAACTGCAGCGAAAGAAGGAATGTGGTCAAAATTAGGGTGAAGCTTACTGTGTCTTCCAGTAAAGCATCTGATGCTGACCACAGAGGCCATTCTCATGGTGGAAGAAATGAAAATGAACTGGGTCCATGTAGTTCAATGTCAGTGGATGCCCCCATGGTTGGGGCAGCAAATGAACCATTAAATGTAAGCAACCATAACATTGAGGAACAGAACTCATGTCATGACCGTGAATCAAGGATGTCAGCAAGCGTTAGCAATGCTAAGCTAATGGACAGGCATGAGATTTCCAAGGAGCTACAGTGTACTGCTGATTCAAGGCTGGATGCCCTTCCCAAGGATCAGTTCTCTCCTGCCATTAATCCGCCAGAAGTTTTAGACAAGCCTGGCAGTCAGCTTGAAGGTGTCTCCACCAGCTATGATGGAAACCAAGCTCCAGAATCTGTGAACGGAGTGgaaacgaaagagagaaagaaaaaagacaagaaagataaaaagcGGAAACGTGATGAAAAACGAGATAAGAAAGATGACGCAGAGTATCTAGAGAAAAAGCGActtaagaaggagaagaagaaaatgGAGAAAGAGTTAGCCAGAAAGCAGCTAGAAGGTGAAGGAAGAGCTACCCCTGAACAGCGGAAAACAGTGAAACCTTCAGGTTCACAGGAAGTTTTGCCTGCAAGGCCACCAGCTCCAGTGCTAAGTGCTGAACCAGCTCCTGTTCGGAGCTCTGAACCTCAGGTATCAAGCAAGGAAACAACTGTAGATGCTGCACGTACAGCAGCCAAACCAAGGATAAAGATCAGAGTCAAGCCCATGGTAAGAAAACCTGAAGGGAACTAA